Proteins from a single region of Streptomyces spectabilis:
- a CDS encoding vitamin K epoxide reductase family protein has protein sequence MSVKQSVKDGAASGEDRADVSRSVGGSRAFALLLVVTGVAGLWAAWIITLDKFELLKDPNFQPGCSINPVVACGSIMKSEQAEAFGFPNPMLGLAAYAVVIGVGMSLLAGARFPRWYWLTFNAGTLFGVGFCTWLQFQSLYRINALCLWCCLAWVATILMFWYVTSFNIRNGFLPAPRWTKTFFEDFTWALPVMHVGVIAVLIFTRWGADLWA, from the coding sequence ATGTCAGTGAAGCAGTCAGTGAAGGACGGTGCCGCTTCGGGCGAGGACCGTGCGGACGTGTCCCGTTCCGTCGGCGGGAGCCGGGCGTTCGCGCTGCTTCTGGTGGTCACAGGTGTGGCGGGGCTGTGGGCTGCGTGGATCATCACCCTTGACAAGTTCGAGTTGCTGAAGGACCCGAATTTCCAGCCGGGGTGCAGCATCAACCCGGTGGTGGCCTGCGGCAGCATCATGAAGAGCGAGCAGGCGGAGGCGTTCGGGTTCCCGAATCCGATGCTGGGGCTCGCGGCCTACGCCGTGGTGATCGGCGTGGGGATGAGCCTGCTGGCGGGGGCGCGGTTCCCGCGCTGGTACTGGCTGACGTTCAACGCGGGCACGCTGTTCGGGGTGGGTTTCTGCACGTGGCTGCAGTTCCAGTCCCTGTACCGGATCAACGCGCTGTGCCTGTGGTGCTGCCTGGCGTGGGTCGCCACGATCCTGATGTTCTGGTACGTGACGTCGTTCAACATCCGCAACGGCTTCCTGCCCGCGCCCCGCTGGACGAAGACCTTCTTCGAGGACTTCACCTGGGCGCTTCCCGTCATGCACGTCGGCGTGATCGCCGTGCTGATCTTCACGCGGTGGGGCGCCGACCTCTGGGCCTGA
- the hisS gene encoding histidine--tRNA ligase has protein sequence MSTFKAPKGTYDLLPPASATYLAVREAIAAPLRNSGYGYVETPGFENVELFARGVGESTDIVTKEMYAFETKGGDQLALRPEGTASVLRAALEGNLHKAGNLPVKLWYSGSYYRYERPQKGRYRHFSQVGAEAIGAEDPALDAELIILADQAYRSLGLREFRILLNSLGDKECRPVYRAALQDFLRALDLDEETRRRIEINPLRVLDDKRPEVQQQLVGAPLLRDYLCDACKAYHEQVRELLAAEGVRYEDDPKLVRGLDYYTRTTFEFVHDGLGSQSAVGGGGRYDGLSEMIGGPALPSVGWALGVDRTVLALEAEGVSLELPAATSVFAVPLGDEARRVLFAKVSQLRKAGIAADFSYGGKGLKGAMKNANRSGARFTVVAGERDLADGVVQLKDMESGEQEAVAVDEIVEILKGKLA, from the coding sequence GTGAGCACCTTCAAGGCCCCCAAGGGCACGTACGACCTGCTGCCGCCCGCCTCCGCGACGTATCTCGCGGTGCGCGAGGCCATCGCGGCACCCCTGCGCAACTCCGGGTACGGCTATGTGGAGACCCCCGGCTTCGAGAACGTCGAGCTGTTCGCGCGCGGCGTCGGCGAGTCCACGGACATCGTCACCAAGGAGATGTACGCCTTCGAGACCAAGGGCGGCGACCAGCTCGCCCTGCGCCCCGAAGGCACCGCCTCCGTACTGCGCGCCGCCCTGGAGGGCAACCTGCACAAGGCGGGCAACCTCCCGGTCAAGCTCTGGTACTCGGGCTCGTACTACCGCTACGAGCGCCCGCAGAAGGGCCGCTACCGCCACTTCTCCCAGGTCGGTGCCGAGGCCATCGGCGCCGAGGACCCGGCGCTCGACGCCGAGCTGATCATCCTGGCCGACCAGGCGTACCGCTCCCTCGGCCTGAGGGAGTTCCGCATCCTGCTGAACTCCCTCGGCGACAAGGAGTGCCGCCCCGTCTACCGCGCCGCGCTCCAGGACTTCCTGCGCGCGCTCGACCTGGACGAGGAGACGCGCCGCCGCATCGAGATCAACCCGCTGCGCGTCCTGGACGACAAGCGCCCCGAGGTGCAGCAGCAGCTCGTCGGCGCGCCGCTCCTGCGCGACTACCTGTGCGACGCCTGCAAGGCGTACCACGAGCAGGTGCGCGAGCTGCTCGCCGCCGAGGGCGTCCGCTACGAGGACGACCCGAAGCTGGTCCGCGGCCTGGACTACTACACGCGCACGACCTTCGAGTTCGTCCACGACGGCCTCGGCTCGCAGTCCGCGGTCGGCGGCGGCGGCCGCTACGACGGCCTGTCGGAGATGATCGGCGGCCCCGCCCTTCCGTCCGTCGGCTGGGCGCTCGGCGTGGACCGCACGGTGCTCGCCCTCGAGGCGGAGGGCGTCTCGCTGGAACTGCCCGCGGCCACCAGCGTCTTCGCGGTGCCGCTCGGCGACGAGGCGCGCCGCGTCCTGTTCGCCAAGGTCTCGCAGCTTCGCAAGGCCGGGATCGCGGCGGACTTCTCGTACGGCGGCAAGGGCCTGAAGGGCGCGATGAAGAACGCCAACCGCAGCGGCGCCCGCTTCACCGTCGTCGCCGGTGAGCGCGATCTGGCGGACGGCGTCGTCCAGCTCAAGGACATGGAGTCCGGCGAGCAGGAGGCCGTCGCCGTGGACGAGATCGTGGAGATCCTCAAGGGCAAGCTGGCCTAG
- a CDS encoding MBL fold metallo-hydrolase produces MLIAGFPAGAWGTNCYLVAPAAGEECVIIDPGHEAAPGVEEALKKHRLKPVAVVLTHGHLDHVASVVPVCGAHDVPAWIHPEDRYMMSDPEKALGRSIGTQLMGELTVGEPDDVRELTDGASLSLAGLDLTVAHAPGHTRGSVTFRLPETADIPSVFFSGDLLFAGSIGRTDLPGGSHAEILDSLARVCLPLDDSTVVLSGHGPQTTIGQERATNPFMRQVASGLGADPTSAPRRGM; encoded by the coding sequence GTGCTCATTGCCGGGTTTCCCGCCGGGGCCTGGGGCACCAACTGCTATCTGGTCGCCCCCGCCGCAGGCGAGGAGTGCGTGATCATCGACCCGGGGCACGAGGCCGCTCCGGGCGTCGAGGAAGCGCTCAAGAAGCATCGGCTCAAGCCCGTCGCCGTGGTCCTCACGCACGGCCACCTCGACCACGTCGCCTCGGTCGTCCCGGTCTGCGGCGCGCACGACGTGCCCGCCTGGATCCACCCCGAGGACCGGTACATGATGAGCGACCCGGAGAAGGCCCTCGGCCGCTCCATCGGGACCCAGCTCATGGGCGAGCTGACGGTCGGGGAGCCCGACGACGTGCGGGAGCTGACGGACGGGGCGAGCCTCAGCCTCGCCGGGCTCGACCTCACCGTCGCGCACGCGCCGGGCCATACGAGGGGGTCGGTGACCTTCCGGCTGCCCGAGACGGCCGACATCCCGTCGGTCTTCTTCTCGGGCGACCTGCTCTTCGCCGGCTCCATCGGACGCACCGACCTGCCCGGCGGCTCCCACGCCGAGATCCTCGACTCGCTGGCCCGCGTGTGCCTGCCGCTCGACGACTCGACCGTGGTGCTTTCGGGCCACGGCCCCCAGACGACCATCGGCCAGGAGCGCGCCACCAATCCGTTCATGCGGCAGGTGGCCTCCGGCCTCGGGGCGGACCCGACGTCCGCACCCCGACGAGGAATGTGA
- a CDS encoding peptidylprolyl isomerase produces MVSQQQRRKQLAREKYVRQQQRREVAQRRRRLRNGVVAGALALVVAGGAASYAAGAFDDGGSTEDDAAASPSPSKPADPCRKAAPGKVKPLSFKKEPALTVDKSASYTMKLGTTCGDIDLDLDAAKAPHTVNSFDFLVKKGYLDHTACHRLTSGNVNVLQCGDPKGTGEGTPGYSIPDENLKDKRLKGGVYPAGTVAMANRYDAAKKTGRDTGGSQFFLVYQDSQLPPDYTPFGTVSASGMKVLKKIAAAGESSGRGDGAPNATVVIDKATVRKS; encoded by the coding sequence GTGGTCAGCCAGCAGCAGCGGCGTAAGCAGCTCGCACGCGAGAAGTACGTGCGGCAACAGCAGCGGCGGGAGGTCGCCCAGCGCCGTCGACGCCTGCGCAACGGGGTCGTCGCGGGCGCGCTCGCCCTGGTCGTGGCCGGGGGCGCCGCCTCGTACGCGGCGGGCGCGTTCGACGACGGCGGCTCCACCGAGGACGACGCCGCCGCGAGCCCGTCGCCCAGCAAGCCCGCGGACCCCTGCCGCAAGGCGGCCCCGGGCAAGGTCAAGCCGCTCAGCTTCAAGAAGGAGCCGGCCCTGACCGTCGACAAGTCGGCCTCGTACACGATGAAGCTGGGCACGACGTGCGGCGACATCGACCTCGACCTGGACGCGGCGAAGGCCCCGCACACCGTCAACTCCTTCGACTTCCTGGTGAAGAAGGGGTACTTGGACCACACCGCGTGCCACCGGCTCACCTCGGGCAACGTCAACGTGCTGCAGTGCGGCGACCCCAAGGGCACCGGCGAGGGCACCCCCGGCTACTCGATCCCGGACGAGAACCTGAAGGACAAGCGCCTGAAGGGCGGTGTGTACCCGGCGGGCACGGTGGCGATGGCGAACCGCTACGACGCCGCGAAGAAGACGGGCCGCGACACCGGCGGCAGCCAGTTCTTCCTCGTCTACCAGGACAGTCAGCTGCCGCCCGACTACACACCGTTCGGGACCGTCTCCGCTTCGGGCATGAAGGTCCTGAAGAAGATCGCTGCCGCGGGTGAGAGTTCCGGCCGGGGCGACGGGGCGCCGAACGCGACCGTGGTCATCGACAAGGCGACCGTACGGAAGTCCTGA
- a CDS encoding DUF349 domain-containing protein, with protein MSSDPWGRVDETGTVYVRTADGGERVVGSWQAGSPGEALAYFERKYDGLVVEIGLLERRVQTTDLSAKDATVAIDHLRQQVDEAHAVGDLDALSKRLDKLVASVEARREERKAQKAKQSDEARHAKEALVAEAEELAQSEQWRSAGERLRALVDTWKGLPRLDRKSDDELWHRFSHARSAFSKRRKAHFAQLDAQREDARKAKEKLVAEAEALSNSTDWGPTAARYRELMADWKAAGRAQREHEDDLWNRFRGAQDVFFAARSSVFAERDAEQGENLKLKEELADEAEKLVPVTDLKAARAAFRSINERWEAIGHVPRDARPKVEGRMHAVERALQESEEAEWRRTNPEARARAAGLTGQLQAAVDKLKGQVEAARAAGNNAKADKLQRELDGRQALLDQALKGLQEFGG; from the coding sequence GTGAGCAGCGACCCGTGGGGCCGCGTCGACGAGACGGGGACCGTGTACGTGCGTACGGCCGACGGCGGCGAGCGAGTGGTCGGTTCGTGGCAGGCAGGATCTCCCGGCGAGGCCCTGGCCTATTTCGAGCGCAAGTACGACGGTCTGGTCGTCGAGATCGGACTTCTCGAGCGCCGGGTACAGACGACCGACCTGTCGGCCAAGGACGCGACGGTCGCCATCGACCACCTGCGTCAGCAGGTCGACGAGGCGCACGCCGTGGGTGACCTGGACGCGCTGAGCAAGCGGCTCGACAAGCTCGTCGCGTCGGTCGAGGCGCGCCGTGAGGAGCGCAAGGCGCAGAAGGCCAAGCAGTCGGACGAGGCGCGGCACGCCAAGGAGGCGCTGGTCGCGGAGGCCGAGGAGCTCGCGCAGAGCGAGCAGTGGCGGTCGGCGGGCGAGCGCCTGCGGGCCCTGGTGGACACCTGGAAGGGGCTGCCGCGCCTGGACCGCAAGTCCGACGACGAGCTGTGGCACCGCTTCTCGCACGCCCGCTCGGCGTTCTCCAAGCGCCGCAAGGCCCACTTCGCGCAGTTGGACGCGCAGCGCGAGGACGCCCGCAAGGCCAAGGAGAAGCTGGTCGCGGAGGCCGAGGCCCTGTCGAACTCGACGGACTGGGGTCCCACGGCGGCGCGCTACCGCGAGCTGATGGCCGACTGGAAGGCGGCGGGCCGCGCCCAGCGCGAGCACGAGGACGACCTGTGGAACCGCTTCCGCGGCGCCCAGGACGTGTTCTTCGCGGCGCGCAGCTCGGTCTTCGCCGAGCGTGACGCCGAGCAGGGCGAGAACCTCAAGCTCAAGGAGGAGCTGGCGGACGAGGCCGAGAAGCTCGTTCCGGTGACGGACCTGAAGGCGGCCCGCGCGGCCTTCCGCTCCATCAACGAGCGCTGGGAGGCCATCGGTCACGTCCCGCGTGACGCCCGGCCCAAGGTCGAGGGCCGGATGCACGCGGTGGAGCGGGCCCTGCAGGAGTCCGAGGAAGCCGAGTGGCGCCGGACCAACCCCGAGGCGCGGGCCCGTGCCGCGGGCCTGACCGGTCAGCTCCAGGCCGCCGTGGACAAGCTGAAGGGCCAGGTCGAGGCCGCGCGCGCGGCGGGCAACAACGCCAAGGCGGACAAGCTCCAGCGGGAGCTCGACGGCCGTCAGGCGCTCCTGGACCAGGCGCTCAAGGGCCTGCAGGAGTTCGGCGGCTGA
- a CDS encoding RelA/SpoT family protein translates to MPDESQPLAAAKPVQESERATAPAATPARPAPSTPSAAPAPGGTTTPGGTPARGEQSEQADRPDGPERAAERQARPKPQPERAAPPPAAARPATGKPERSGSSNRVRARLARLGVQRSNPYNPVLEPLLRIVRSNDSKIETATLRQIERAYQVAERWHRGQKRKSGDPYITHPLAVTTILAELGMDPATLMAGLLHDTVEDTEYGLDQLRRDFGDQVALLVDGVTKLDKVKFGEAAQAETVRKMVVAMAKDPRVLVIKLADRLHNMRTMRYLKREKQEKKARETLEIYAPLAHRLGMNTIKWELEDLAFAILYPKMYDEIVRLVAERAPKRDEYLAIVTDEVQADLRAARIKATVTGRPKHYYSVYQKMIVRGRDFAEIYDLVGIRVLVDTVRDCYAALGTVHARWNPVPGRFKDYIAMPKFNMYQSLHTTVIGPNGKPVELQIRTFDMHRRAEYGIAAHWKYKQEAVAGASKVRTDAPKSSGKKDDHLNDMAWLRQLLDWQKETEDPGEFLESLRFDLSRNEVFVFTPKGDVIALPAGATPVDFSYAVHTEVGHRTIGARVNGRLVPLESTLDNGDLVEVFTSKAAGAGPSRDWLGFVKSPRARNKIRAWFSKERREEAIEQGKDAIVRAMRKQNLPIQRILTGDSLVTLAHEMRYPDISSLYAAIGEGHVTAQSVVQKLVQALGGEEAANEDIAESAPPARRGRSKRRSSADPGVVVKGVDDVWVKLARCCTPVPGDPIIGFVTRGSGVSVHRSDCVNVDSLSREPERILEVEWAPTQSSVFLVAIQVEALDRSRLLSDVTRILSDQHVNILSAAVQTSRDRVATSRFTFEMGDPKHLGHVLKAVRGVEGVYDVYRVTSARRP, encoded by the coding sequence TTGCCAGACGAGTCCCAGCCACTTGCCGCCGCCAAGCCCGTCCAGGAGTCCGAGCGGGCCACGGCGCCCGCCGCCACGCCCGCGCGCCCGGCGCCGAGCACGCCCTCGGCGGCCCCCGCGCCGGGCGGGACGACCACGCCCGGCGGCACCCCGGCGCGCGGCGAGCAGAGCGAGCAGGCCGACCGGCCCGACGGTCCTGAGCGGGCGGCCGAGCGCCAGGCCCGCCCCAAGCCGCAGCCCGAGCGCGCCGCCCCGCCGCCCGCGGCGGCCCGCCCCGCCACCGGCAAGCCGGAGCGCTCCGGCTCCTCCAACCGGGTGCGCGCCCGCCTGGCCCGTCTGGGTGTCCAGCGCTCCAATCCGTACAACCCGGTTCTGGAGCCCCTGCTGCGGATAGTGCGCAGCAACGACTCCAAGATCGAGACCGCCACGCTGCGCCAGATCGAGCGCGCCTACCAGGTCGCCGAGCGCTGGCACCGCGGCCAGAAGCGCAAGAGCGGCGATCCGTACATCACCCACCCGCTGGCCGTCACCACGATCCTGGCGGAGCTGGGCATGGACCCGGCCACGCTCATGGCGGGCCTGCTGCACGACACCGTCGAGGACACCGAGTACGGCCTGGACCAGCTCCGCCGCGACTTCGGCGACCAGGTCGCCCTGCTCGTCGACGGCGTCACCAAGCTGGACAAGGTCAAGTTCGGCGAGGCCGCGCAGGCCGAGACCGTGCGCAAGATGGTCGTCGCCATGGCCAAGGACCCCCGCGTCCTGGTCATCAAGCTCGCCGACCGCCTGCACAACATGCGCACCATGCGCTACCTCAAGCGCGAGAAGCAGGAGAAGAAGGCCCGCGAGACGCTGGAGATCTACGCTCCACTCGCCCATCGCCTGGGCATGAACACCATCAAATGGGAGCTGGAGGACCTCGCCTTCGCGATCCTCTACCCCAAGATGTACGACGAGATCGTGCGCCTCGTCGCCGAGCGGGCCCCCAAGCGCGACGAGTACCTGGCCATAGTGACCGACGAGGTCCAGGCCGACCTGCGCGCGGCCCGCATCAAGGCCACCGTCACGGGCCGCCCGAAGCACTACTACAGCGTCTACCAGAAGATGATCGTCCGCGGCCGCGACTTCGCGGAGATCTACGACCTGGTGGGCATCCGCGTCCTCGTCGACACGGTCCGCGACTGCTACGCCGCCCTCGGCACGGTGCACGCGCGATGGAACCCGGTCCCCGGCCGGTTCAAGGACTACATCGCGATGCCCAAGTTCAACATGTACCAGTCGCTGCACACGACGGTCATCGGCCCCAACGGCAAGCCCGTCGAACTCCAGATCCGCACGTTCGACATGCACCGCCGCGCCGAGTACGGCATCGCCGCGCACTGGAAGTACAAGCAGGAGGCCGTCGCCGGCGCCTCCAAGGTGCGCACCGACGCCCCCAAGTCGTCCGGCAAGAAGGACGACCACCTCAACGACATGGCGTGGCTGCGCCAGCTCCTGGACTGGCAGAAGGAGACCGAGGACCCGGGCGAGTTCCTGGAGTCCCTGCGCTTCGACCTGTCGCGCAACGAGGTCTTCGTCTTCACCCCCAAGGGCGACGTCATCGCGCTGCCCGCGGGCGCCACTCCCGTGGACTTCTCGTACGCGGTCCACACCGAGGTCGGCCACCGCACCATAGGCGCCCGGGTCAACGGCCGGCTCGTGCCGCTCGAATCGACCCTCGACAACGGCGACCTGGTGGAGGTCTTCACCTCCAAGGCCGCGGGCGCGGGCCCGAGCCGCGACTGGCTCGGCTTCGTGAAGTCGCCCCGCGCGCGCAACAAGATCCGGGCCTGGTTCTCCAAGGAGCGCCGCGAGGAGGCCATCGAGCAGGGCAAGGACGCCATCGTGCGGGCCATGCGCAAGCAGAACCTGCCGATCCAGCGCATCCTCACCGGCGACTCCCTCGTCACGCTCGCGCACGAGATGCGCTACCCCGACATCTCGTCGCTGTACGCCGCGATCGGCGAGGGCCACGTCACCGCGCAGAGCGTGGTGCAGAAGCTCGTCCAGGCCCTCGGCGGCGAGGAGGCCGCCAACGAGGACATCGCCGAGAGCGCACCGCCCGCCCGCAGGGGCCGCTCCAAGCGCCGCTCCAGCGCGGACCCCGGCGTCGTCGTCAAGGGCGTCGACGACGTGTGGGTCAAGCTGGCCCGCTGCTGCACGCCGGTGCCGGGCGACCCGATCATCGGCTTCGTCACGCGCGGCAGTGGCGTATCGGTTCACCGCAGCGACTGTGTGAACGTGGACTCGCTGTCCCGTGAGCCCGAGCGCATCCTCGAGGTCGAGTGGGCGCCCACGCAGTCCTCGGTGTTCCTCGTCGCCATCCAGGTCGAGGCCCTGGACCGCTCCCGGCTGCTCTCGGACGTCACGCGCATCCTCTCGGACCAGCACGTGAACATCCTCTCCGCGGCCGTCCAGACCTCCCGCGACCGCGTCGCCACCTCCCGCTTCACCTTCGAGATGGGCGACCCCAAGCACCTGGGGCACGTCCTGAAGGCCGTCAGGGGAGTGGAGGGCGTGTACGACGTGTACCGGGTGACGTCGGCGCGCAGGCCGTAG
- a CDS encoding adenine phosphoribosyltransferase, with the protein MTGIKELLLSRIRDVADYPTPGVMFKDITPLLADPAAFAALTDALADLSVRSGATKIVGLEARGFILGAPAALRAGVGFIPVRKAGKLPGATLSQAYDLEYGSAEIEVHAEDLAAGDRVMVIDDVLATGGTAEASLRLIRRAGAEVAGVAVLMELGFLGGRERLVPALDGAPLEALLTV; encoded by the coding sequence ATGACCGGGATCAAGGAACTGCTGCTCAGCCGCATCCGCGACGTGGCGGACTACCCCACGCCCGGAGTGATGTTCAAGGACATCACCCCGCTGCTCGCCGACCCGGCGGCCTTCGCGGCGCTCACCGACGCGCTCGCCGACCTGAGCGTGCGCAGCGGCGCCACGAAGATCGTCGGCCTGGAGGCCCGCGGCTTCATCCTGGGCGCCCCGGCGGCCCTGCGCGCCGGAGTCGGCTTCATCCCGGTCCGCAAGGCGGGCAAGCTCCCCGGAGCCACGCTCAGCCAGGCCTACGACCTGGAGTACGGCAGCGCCGAGATCGAGGTGCACGCCGAGGACCTCGCCGCGGGCGACCGCGTCATGGTCATCGACGACGTCCTGGCCACCGGCGGCACCGCCGAGGCGTCGCTGCGGCTGATCCGCCGTGCCGGTGCCGAGGTGGCCGGGGTGGCGGTCCTGATGGAGCTGGGCTTCCTGGGCGGCCGGGAGCGGCTGGTTCCCGCTCTGGACGGTGCTCCCCTGGAGGCGCTCCTCACGGTCTGA
- the secF gene encoding protein translocase subunit SecF: MSKLGNLGARLYRGEVGYDFVGKRKIWYGISILITITAFVALMVRGLHMGIEFEGGAVFNTPKTSVSSATAEEVAEEASGHQAIAQRLGNDTLRIQISGVDTDKSDHIKSELAKELDVKADDINADLVGPSWGDQIANKAWQGLAIFMILVVIYLAIAFEWRMALAALIALIHDLTITVGVYALVGFEVTPGTVIGLLTILGYSLYDTVVVFDSLKEQSKDLAKQTRFTYSEVANRSINSTLVRSINTTVVALLPVAGLLFIGGGFLGAGMLNDISLSLFVGLAAGAYSSIFIATPLVADFKETDPQMKALKKRVLAKRRAAAAKGESEEAPAPDADATEDTEDGDDTAPAVVGPRSGPRAQPVRNRGRGRPSGKRR; the protein is encoded by the coding sequence ATGTCGAAGCTCGGCAATCTCGGCGCCCGGCTCTACCGCGGCGAGGTCGGCTACGACTTCGTCGGCAAGCGCAAGATCTGGTATGGCATCTCGATCCTCATCACCATCACGGCCTTCGTGGCCCTGATGGTGCGGGGCCTGCACATGGGCATCGAGTTCGAGGGCGGCGCCGTCTTCAACACGCCCAAGACCAGCGTCTCCTCCGCCACGGCCGAGGAGGTCGCGGAGGAGGCCTCCGGCCACCAGGCGATCGCCCAGCGGCTCGGCAACGACACGCTGCGCATCCAGATCAGCGGCGTCGACACCGACAAGTCCGACCACATCAAGTCCGAGCTCGCCAAGGAGCTGGACGTGAAGGCGGACGACATCAACGCCGACCTGGTGGGTCCCAGCTGGGGTGACCAGATCGCCAACAAGGCCTGGCAGGGCCTGGCGATCTTCATGATCCTCGTGGTGATCTACCTGGCCATCGCCTTCGAGTGGCGCATGGCCCTGGCCGCGCTCATCGCGCTCATCCACGACCTCACCATCACCGTGGGTGTGTACGCACTCGTCGGCTTCGAGGTGACGCCGGGTACGGTCATCGGTCTGCTGACGATCCTCGGCTACTCGCTGTACGACACGGTCGTGGTCTTCGACAGCCTCAAGGAACAGTCGAAGGACCTCGCCAAGCAGACCCGCTTCACCTACAGCGAGGTCGCCAACCGTTCCATCAACAGCACGCTGGTCCGGTCGATCAACACGACGGTCGTCGCGCTGCTCCCGGTGGCCGGTCTGCTGTTCATCGGCGGCGGCTTCCTCGGCGCCGGCATGCTGAACGACATCTCGCTGTCGCTGTTCGTCGGTCTCGCCGCGGGCGCGTACTCGTCGATCTTCATCGCCACTCCGCTGGTCGCCGACTTCAAGGAGACCGACCCGCAGATGAAGGCGCTCAAGAAGCGGGTGCTCGCCAAGCGCCGGGCGGCCGCCGCCAAGGGCGAGTCCGAGGAGGCCCCGGCGCCGGACGCCGACGCCACCGAGGACACCGAGGACGGCGACGACACGGCCCCCGCGGTCGTCGGCCCGCGCTCCGGCCCCCGCGCCCAGCCCGTCCGCAACCGCGGCCGCGGCCGCCCCTCGGGCAAGCGCCGATGA
- the secD gene encoding protein translocase subunit SecD, with product MAAPKKGRRQGTQGKPGRTLVFILIALVALTGGMFLSGHTTPRLGIDLAGGTSITLQAKNEPGQKNAINETNMNTAVDIINKRVNGLGVSEAEVQTQGSENIIVNIPKGTNAKQARAQVGTTAQLFFRPVIARQPSVPVDGGKKGDKGDKDKKDKPSSSPTPGASDKGTDKDGDKGDKSGDKSKDESASPSSTPTTQGRSVTDGLKDEPTPSGKSSDKPQDKKDETPKPDPTGAPSAQLQEQFAKLDCTDPKVRTKIKEGIKPTDPVVACGKDSDDNWNKFILGPSEVSGKEVDDAKAVFDTQGAAGWKVTMDFSKTGAKQFGDITGKLAGKQSPQNEFGIVMDGEVVSWPFVQQALTGGQAEISGSFDQDEAKDLANILSYGALPLTFKEQSVTTVSAALGGEQLRAGLIAGAIGLALVIIYLVAYYRGLALIAIASLGVSAALTYTIMTLLGPTIKFALNLPAVCGAIVAIGITADSFIVYFERIRDEIREGRTLRPAVERAWPRARRTILVSDFVSFLAAAVLFVVTVGKVQGFAFTLGLTTLLDVVVVFFFTKPLMTIMARKKFFASGHKWSGLDPKRLGVTPPLRRSRRTSAPAAPVDPKEA from the coding sequence GTGGCAGCACCCAAGAAGGGCCGAAGGCAGGGAACCCAGGGGAAACCGGGTCGCACCCTGGTCTTCATCCTGATCGCCCTGGTGGCGCTCACCGGGGGGATGTTCCTCTCCGGGCACACCACGCCCCGCCTCGGTATCGACCTCGCCGGTGGTACGAGCATCACGCTCCAGGCGAAGAACGAGCCGGGCCAGAAGAACGCGATCAACGAGACCAACATGAACACCGCTGTTGACATCATCAACAAGCGTGTCAATGGTCTGGGTGTCTCCGAGGCCGAGGTCCAGACCCAGGGCTCCGAGAACATCATCGTCAACATCCCCAAGGGCACGAACGCCAAGCAGGCGCGAGCGCAGGTCGGCACCACCGCGCAGCTCTTCTTCCGGCCGGTCATCGCCCGTCAGCCCAGCGTTCCGGTGGACGGCGGCAAGAAGGGCGACAAGGGCGACAAGGACAAGAAGGACAAGCCCAGCTCGTCCCCGACCCCCGGCGCCAGCGACAAGGGCACGGACAAGGACGGCGACAAGGGCGACAAGTCCGGCGACAAGTCCAAGGACGAGTCCGCCTCCCCCTCCTCGACGCCCACGACCCAGGGCCGTTCCGTCACCGACGGCCTGAAGGACGAGCCCACCCCGTCCGGGAAGTCCAGCGACAAGCCGCAGGACAAGAAGGACGAGACGCCGAAGCCCGACCCCACCGGCGCCCCCTCCGCCCAGCTTCAGGAGCAGTTCGCCAAGCTCGACTGCACCGACCCCAAGGTCCGCACGAAGATCAAGGAAGGCATCAAGCCGACCGATCCGGTCGTGGCCTGTGGCAAGGACAGCGACGACAACTGGAACAAGTTCATCCTTGGCCCGTCCGAGGTCAGCGGCAAGGAGGTCGACGACGCCAAGGCCGTCTTCGACACCCAGGGTGCCGCGGGCTGGAAGGTCACGATGGACTTCTCCAAGACCGGCGCCAAGCAGTTCGGCGACATCACCGGCAAGCTCGCCGGCAAGCAGTCCCCGCAGAACGAGTTCGGCATCGTCATGGACGGCGAGGTCGTCTCCTGGCCCTTCGTCCAGCAGGCGCTGACCGGCGGCCAGGCCGAGATCTCCGGCAGCTTCGACCAGGACGAGGCCAAGGACCTGGCCAACATCCTGTCCTACGGCGCGCTCCCGCTGACCTTCAAGGAGCAGAGCGTCACCACCGTCAGCGCGGCCCTCGGCGGCGAGCAGCTGCGCGCCGGTCTGATCGCCGGCGCCATCGGCCTCGCGCTCGTCATCATCTACCTGGTGGCGTACTACCGCGGCCTGGCGCTCATCGCCATCGCGAGCCTCGGTGTCTCCGCGGCGCTGACGTACACGATCATGACGCTGCTCGGCCCGACCATTAAGTTCGCGCTGAACCTGCCCGCCGTCTGCGGTGCGATCGTCGCCATCGGCATCACGGCCGACTCCTTCATCGTCTACTTCGAGCGCATAAGGGACGAGATCCGGGAGGGCCGTACGCTGCGGCCGGCCGTCGAGCGCGCCTGGCCGCGGGCCCGGCGCACCATCCTGGTGTCGGACTTCGTGTCGTTCCTCGCCGCCGCGGTGCTCTTCGTCGTCACCGTCGGCAAGGTCCAGGGCTTCGCGTTCACGCTGGGTCTGACCACGCTCCTCGACGTCGTGGTGGTGTTCTTCTTCACCAAGCCGCTGATGACGATCATGGCCCGCAAGAAGTTCTTCGCGAGCGGCCACAAGTGGTCCGGTCTCGACCCGAAGCGGCTCGGAGTCACCCCTCCGCTGCGCCGCTCGCGCCGTACGAGCGCCCCCGCCGCCCCCGTCGACCCGAAGGAGGCGTGA